One Scleropages formosus chromosome 8, fSclFor1.1, whole genome shotgun sequence DNA window includes the following coding sequences:
- the fbxl16 gene encoding F-box/LRR-repeat protein 16, producing the protein MLTMSSPSELKSPCMTRNGMVKLPPQPNCLSSASITKGTPAAKNRLCQSSSVPSILPPHGLPYHMEPPPTAASLLGPDLDCCSPTSERTPLHKLSKPSPERQLVLDEKVLNRLLWYFTTAEKCTLAQVCKTWRKVLYQPKFWEGVTPVLHARELYNILPNGEKEFISLQGFALRGFQAFCLVGVSDLDICEFIDNYPLSKKGVRSVSLKRSTITDAGLEVMLEQMQGLMHLELSGCNDFTEAGLWSSLNARLTSLSVSDCINVADDAIAAISQLLPNLSELSLQAYHVTDTAMAYFTAKQGCTTRTLRLHSCWEITNHGVVNMVHSLPNLTALSLSGCSKITDDGVELVAENLRKLRSLDLSWCPRITDMALEYIACDLHKLEELVLDRCVRITDTGLGYLSTMSSLRSLYLRWCCQVQDFGLQHLFGMRSLRLLSLAGCPLLTTTGLSGLIQLQDLEELELTNCPGATAELFKYFSQHLPRCMVIE; encoded by the exons atgctgaccatgtccaGTCCCAGCGAGCTCAAGTCTCCGTGCATGACGCGGAACGGCATGGTCAAGCTGCCCCCCCAGCCTAATTGCCTGAGCTCCGCCAGCATCACCAAGGGCACGCCCGCCGCCAAGAACCGCCTGTGCCAGTCCTCGTCTGTGCCCAGCATCCTGCCCCCGCACGGCCTGCCCTACCACATGGAGCCCCCTCCGACGGCTGCCTCTCTGCTGGGGCCTGACCTGGACTGCTGCTCGCCCACCTCGGAGCGCACTCCCCTGCACAAGCTGTCCAAGCCATCCCCAGAGAGGCAGCTGGTGCTGGATGAGAAGGTGCTGAACCGGCTCCTGTGGTACTTCACCACGGCGGAGAAGTGCACCCTGGCCCAGGTGTGCAAGACGTGGCGCAAGGTGCTCTACCAGCCCAAGTTCTGGGAAGGGGTCACGCCAGTCCTACACGCCAGAGAGCTCTACAACATCCTGCCCAACGGCGAGAAGGAGTTCATCAGCCTGCAGGGCTTCGCTCTGAGGGGCTTCCAGGCCTTCTGCCTAGTAGGAGTCTCCGACCTGGACATTTGCGAGTTCATCGACAACTATCCCCTGTCCAAGAAGGGCGTGCGCTCTGTCAGCCTCAAAAGGTCCACCATCACTGATGCTGGCTTGGAG GTCATGCTGGAGCAGATGCAGGGCCTGATGCACCTGGAGCTGTCCGGCTGCAATGACTTCACGGAGGCAGGGCTCTGGTCCAGCCTGAATGCGAGACTCACCTCGCTGAGTGTTAGCGACTGCATCAACGTGGCGGACGACGCCATCGCAGCCATCTCGCAGTTGCTGCCCAACCTGTCGGAGCTGAGCCTGCAGGCGTACCACGTGACCGACACGGCTATGGCCTACTTCACGGCCAAGCAAGGCTGCACCACGCGCACATTGCGCCTGCACTCGTGCTGGGAGATCACCAACCACGGAGTGGTCAACATGGTGCACAGCCTGCCCAATCTCACCGCGCTCAGCCTGTCGGGCTGCTCCAAGATCACAGATGACGGCGTGGAGCTGGTGGCCGAGAACCTGCGCAAGCTTCGCAGCCTGGACTTATCCTGGTGTCCACGTATCACCGACATGGCGCTGGAGTACATTGCTTGCGACCTGCACAAGCTTGAGGAGCTGGTGTTGGACCG GTGTGTGCGGATCACTGATACGGGGCTGGGTTACCTGTCCACCATGTCCTCCTTACGGAGCCTGTACCTCAGGTGGTGCTGCCAG GTGCAGGATTTTGGGTTGCAGCACTTGTTTGGTATGAGGAGTTTGCGGCTGCTGTCCCTTGCAG GCTGCCCCCTGCTGACCACCACCGGCCTCTCGGGCCTCATCCAGCTGCAGgacctggaggagctggagctgacCAACTGCCCCGGGGCCACTGCCGAGCTCTTCAAGTATTTCTCCCAGCACCTGCCCCGCTGCATGGTCATTGAGTAG